Genomic DNA from Pseudomonas fluorescens:
AAACAACGTGCGAAATTTCGCCGCCTTTCTTGATCGGAGCAGCTTCACCAACGAAGTGCACAGGCACGATAGCGGTCAGTTTCTGGCCGGCGACTACGCGTACGAAGTCAGCGTGCATCACGTGGCCTTTGGCCGGGTGACGCTGCAGGGCCTTGATCACGACGTTCTGCTTGGTGCCGCCAATGTTCAGCTCGATGATGTGGCTGTAGGCCGCTTCGTTTTCGAGCAGTTTGGCAACTTCTTTGGCCAGCATGCTGATGGACTCAGGGGCTTTCTCGCCACCGTAGACTACAGCTGGAACCAGGCTTGCGAGACGACGCAGGCGGCGGCTCGCACCTTTCCCCAGGTCGGAACGCACTTCAGCATTCAGAGTAAAATCGTTCATGTTGTATCTCCAAAGTAACCACATTCACCCCAGCGCTTGCGACCAGCGCTTAAGGCGATATGGGCAAAAAAGCCCCGCCCCGACAGGTAATGCCGGGGCGGGGCGCTTTTCGTCAACGAGATGTCCTGGAAAGGGCAGGGCCCTTAGCGGAACATCGCACTGATCGATTCTTCGTTGCTGATGCGGCGAACCGCCTCGGCAACAACCGGTGCGATATCCAGTTGGCGGATACGCACACAGGCTTGTGCTGCAGCGGACAGCGGGATGGTGTTAGTGACCACCAGCTCGTCCAGCACGGAATTTTCAATGTTCTCGATCGCTCGACCCGACAGCACAGGGTGTGTGCAGTAGGCAAAGACCTTGGCAGCGCCATGCTCTTTCAGGGCCTTGGCCGCATGGCACAGGGTGCCGGCGGTATCGACCAT
This window encodes:
- a CDS encoding 50S ribosomal protein L25/general stress protein Ctc; its protein translation is MNDFTLNAEVRSDLGKGASRRLRRLASLVPAVVYGGEKAPESISMLAKEVAKLLENEAAYSHIIELNIGGTKQNVVIKALQRHPAKGHVMHADFVRVVAGQKLTAIVPVHFVGEAAPIKKGGEISHVVSEIEVTCLPKDLPEFIEVDLANAEVGTIIHLSDLKAPKGVEFVALAHGDDKAVANVHAPRVAPEATEEGAAE